From Cecembia calidifontis, one genomic window encodes:
- a CDS encoding cation-translocating P-type ATPase, with amino-acid sequence MVKGLTSAEASENLKNYGYNELPSAKPKNVWQIALEVIKEPMFLLLISCSLLYFVLGDYTEGIILFCWVFIIIFITFYQHRKTEKSLAALKQLSSPRALVIRDGIETRIAGRDVVPGDIVVLHEGDRVPADALILESNNLTLDESLLTGESIPVIKTENSNNQIFSGTLVVQGSGIAKVTLTGTKTQLGKIGVSLQTIQQDSTRLQLEMKTLIRNLFLGGAVISVGVISAFYFSRGNILFALLNGLAAAMALLPEEFPVVLTIFLALGAWRLSKNKVLTRKPSAIETLGSATVLCSDKTGTITQNKMDIAALTCNGNIYFKQDFKTHSQEIQELLKVLYHASPGNSIDPMEKAITRTLNDLEITLDKGKLLKEYPLSQEFTSMTRLIESENNRVLTAYCKGAPETVFQLCGFSEAEIVRQKRVVQQFAEQGFRVLAAAKNVVPSGNLFPDKQNGFNFEFTGLVAFEDPIRPEVPNAIKDCNDAGVKVIMITGDYPATAKSIANQIGLIHNDNVLTGTELQNMNTAELRERIKNTHVFARIVPEQKLQIVQALKANGEIVAMTGDGVNDAPALKAADIGVAMGLKGTDVAREASSLVLLDDNFASIVGAIRLGRKIFDNLQKAMSYIIAIHIPIIGLVLLPSFIPSLPILLMPIHIVFMELIIDPVCAIAFESEQEEKGIMSRPPRNPEELFFGWGKIIYSLIKGLMVLGMVIIVYFLSINQGHSEGEVRAIAFSSLIIGNVFLILSSLSDSRTFWSAIFEKNIAVWIISLTAFIMLLLTIKLTWLQNIFKFDFPGYQHFLPSLIGAVLLLSALELIKVFRRKNAHRKVY; translated from the coding sequence ATGGTAAAAGGCTTAACAAGTGCAGAAGCTTCCGAAAATTTAAAAAATTACGGCTACAATGAATTGCCCTCAGCAAAGCCCAAAAATGTATGGCAAATAGCGCTTGAGGTAATCAAAGAGCCCATGTTTCTTTTATTGATCAGTTGTAGTTTGCTTTACTTTGTTTTGGGAGACTACACGGAAGGGATCATACTTTTTTGTTGGGTATTCATCATCATTTTTATCACTTTCTACCAGCACCGCAAAACTGAAAAGTCCTTAGCCGCATTGAAGCAGCTTTCTTCTCCCCGTGCTTTAGTAATAAGGGACGGAATAGAGACCAGAATTGCAGGTAGGGATGTGGTTCCGGGGGATATTGTTGTCCTACATGAAGGAGACAGGGTACCTGCAGACGCCTTGATATTGGAAAGTAACAACCTAACTTTAGACGAATCCCTATTAACAGGAGAATCTATTCCAGTCATCAAAACCGAAAATTCCAATAATCAGATTTTTAGCGGAACATTGGTGGTTCAGGGTAGCGGAATAGCCAAAGTGACCCTTACCGGAACAAAAACGCAGCTTGGAAAAATAGGCGTATCGCTACAAACAATCCAGCAAGACAGCACACGCCTACAGCTGGAGATGAAGACACTCATCAGGAATTTGTTTTTAGGTGGTGCGGTCATCAGTGTTGGGGTAATTTCGGCATTTTACTTTTCAAGGGGCAATATTTTATTTGCCCTCCTCAATGGGCTTGCCGCGGCCATGGCTTTGCTACCAGAGGAATTTCCTGTTGTGCTAACTATTTTTCTGGCTTTGGGTGCCTGGCGATTATCAAAAAACAAAGTTTTGACCCGAAAACCTTCAGCTATTGAAACGCTTGGTTCAGCCACAGTTTTATGCTCTGATAAGACCGGGACCATTACACAAAATAAAATGGACATAGCAGCATTGACATGTAATGGCAACATTTATTTTAAACAGGATTTCAAAACCCATAGCCAAGAGATTCAGGAATTATTGAAGGTTTTGTATCATGCATCGCCGGGCAACTCCATTGATCCGATGGAAAAAGCAATTACCCGCACATTGAATGATTTGGAAATTACTTTGGATAAAGGTAAACTCTTGAAAGAATATCCCTTATCCCAAGAATTTACCTCCATGACCAGGCTTATTGAATCTGAAAACAATCGGGTTTTAACCGCTTATTGTAAGGGGGCTCCTGAAACTGTTTTTCAATTGTGCGGTTTCTCTGAAGCTGAAATTGTCCGGCAAAAGCGGGTTGTCCAACAATTTGCCGAACAGGGATTTAGGGTTCTTGCGGCTGCAAAAAATGTAGTTCCTTCCGGAAATCTTTTTCCTGATAAGCAGAATGGATTTAATTTTGAATTCACCGGATTGGTTGCATTTGAAGACCCCATAAGGCCTGAAGTTCCCAACGCCATAAAAGATTGCAATGATGCTGGGGTAAAAGTCATTATGATTACAGGTGACTATCCTGCAACTGCAAAAAGTATTGCCAACCAAATCGGTTTGATCCATAATGATAATGTACTTACAGGTACTGAGCTCCAGAATATGAATACGGCCGAGCTAAGGGAAAGAATAAAGAATACCCATGTATTCGCCAGAATTGTTCCCGAGCAAAAACTGCAAATAGTTCAGGCCCTTAAAGCAAATGGGGAAATTGTAGCTATGACAGGGGATGGCGTAAATGATGCGCCTGCGCTTAAGGCCGCTGATATTGGGGTCGCTATGGGTTTGAAAGGGACGGATGTTGCCCGCGAAGCCTCTTCTTTGGTTTTGCTGGATGACAATTTTGCTTCAATCGTAGGTGCCATACGTTTGGGAAGGAAGATTTTTGACAATTTGCAAAAAGCAATGTCTTACATTATTGCTATCCATATTCCCATTATCGGACTGGTCCTTCTACCGTCATTTATTCCTTCTTTACCCATTCTTTTGATGCCTATCCATATAGTATTCATGGAATTAATTATAGATCCTGTATGCGCTATTGCTTTTGAATCTGAACAGGAAGAGAAAGGAATCATGAGCCGGCCACCTAGAAACCCAGAGGAACTGTTTTTCGGATGGGGAAAAATAATATACAGCCTGATAAAAGGGTTAATGGTCTTGGGTATGGTAATCATAGTATATTTTTTGTCCATCAACCAAGGTCACTCAGAAGGAGAGGTAAGGGCTATTGCCTTTTCTTCCCTGATCATAGGGAATGTGTTTTTGATTCTGTCTTCTTTATCCGATTCAAGAACCTTTTGGTCCGCAATTTTTGAAAAAAATATTGCAGTTTGGATCATTTCACTCACTGCTTTTATCATGTTGCTGTTGACCATCAAGCTTACGTGGTTACAAAATATTTTCAAATTTGATTTTCCGGGTTATCAACATTTCCTTCCATCTTTAATTGGAGCCGTATTGTTGCTCTCTGCTCTGGAGTTAATCAAAGTTTTCAGGAGGAAAAATGCACATAGAAAAGTCTATTAG
- a CDS encoding MFS transporter: MKSSLLTRNVIILSMVSFFTDVASEMLYPVMPIYLSSIGFSVLLIGILEGVAEATAGLSKGYFGKLSDNQGKRLPFVQLGYALSAISKPLLVAYVFPLWVFFARTLERLGKGLRTGARDALLSDEATAATKGRVFGFHRAMDTLGAVVGPLLALLYLAFRPEDYKMLFLLAFLPGILAIGFTFLIREKKKERPGFISKTKFFDFFRYLKESPSNYRKLLVPLLIFTVFNSSDVFLLLKLKESGLGDTLVIGMYVFFNLVYALFAYPMGSFADKWGMKRIFVFGLLVFGGVYLGMAFAEQIWVFAVLFLFYGLFSAATEGVAKAWITNISHAKDTATAIGTYTAFQSIGTLMASSLAGLIWYSLGPEYMFIISGIAALLIGLYLYFSKL; the protein is encoded by the coding sequence ATGAAATCCTCCCTTCTCACCAGAAATGTCATCATCCTTTCCATGGTCAGTTTCTTTACGGATGTGGCCAGCGAGATGCTTTATCCGGTAATGCCCATATACCTGAGCAGCATAGGGTTTTCCGTTCTTTTAATCGGTATCCTTGAAGGGGTTGCCGAGGCAACAGCCGGACTGAGCAAGGGATACTTTGGCAAGCTCAGTGACAATCAGGGCAAGCGACTACCTTTTGTACAGTTGGGGTATGCACTGAGTGCCATTTCCAAACCTTTGCTTGTGGCTTATGTGTTTCCACTTTGGGTATTTTTTGCCAGAACCTTGGAAAGGTTGGGGAAGGGTTTGAGGACCGGTGCCAGGGATGCGCTTTTATCCGATGAGGCGACCGCCGCCACCAAGGGGAGGGTGTTTGGTTTCCACCGGGCTATGGATACCCTTGGGGCAGTCGTGGGTCCCCTGTTGGCTTTGCTGTATCTGGCTTTTCGTCCAGAGGATTATAAAATGCTGTTTTTGCTTGCTTTCCTTCCAGGCATCCTGGCCATTGGGTTTACCTTCCTGATAAGGGAAAAAAAGAAGGAGAGACCTGGTTTTATTTCAAAAACCAAGTTTTTTGACTTTTTCCGATATTTGAAAGAGAGCCCCAGTAATTACAGAAAATTGCTTGTTCCTTTGTTGATATTCACTGTATTCAACAGCTCGGATGTATTCCTTTTATTAAAGCTGAAAGAATCGGGACTGGGGGATACCCTTGTTATTGGCATGTATGTTTTTTTCAATTTGGTCTATGCCTTATTTGCCTATCCTATGGGTTCTTTTGCTGATAAATGGGGGATGAAAAGGATCTTTGTTTTTGGTCTCCTGGTATTTGGAGGAGTTTATTTAGGCATGGCTTTCGCTGAGCAAATATGGGTTTTTGCAGTGCTCTTTCTGTTTTACGGTTTGTTTTCAGCTGCAACGGAAGGCGTTGCCAAAGCCTGGATTACCAATATCAGTCATGCCAAGGATACTGCTACGGCTATTGGAACCTATACTGCATTCCAAAGCATCGGTACCCTGATGGCCAGTTCATTGGCAGGTCTAATTTGGTACAGTTTGGGACCTGAATATATGTTCATTATTTCTGGTATTGCAGCGTTGCTGATAGGTCTCTACCTGTATTTTTCCAAATTGTAA
- a CDS encoding carbonic anhydrase produces MIRYTKKYTQLIWLFPIGIIIFLFGYKKPPIVPSAEEVPKEQILDFLLEGNERFAADEPLHPDQTLERLRNLSMGQHPVAAIVSCSDSRVPPELIFDQGLGDLFVIRNAGNIVSDYEIGSVEYAVEVLGVPLVIVMGHTNCGAIGAFVDHDHDHSHVFPEHIQKIIDYIDAEEEEKALPRNIPNFFEKAIEANILHGVHELKKNIPHADSLMAHNKLRIIGALYDMETGKVHIIEDK; encoded by the coding sequence ATGATCCGATATACAAAAAAATACACCCAGCTGATCTGGCTTTTTCCCATAGGAATCATCATTTTCCTCTTTGGTTACAAAAAACCTCCCATTGTGCCCTCTGCCGAAGAAGTGCCTAAGGAGCAGATTTTGGATTTTTTGTTGGAAGGGAATGAACGCTTTGCAGCCGATGAACCCCTTCATCCTGACCAGACATTGGAAAGATTAAGGAACCTCAGTATGGGTCAACACCCGGTCGCTGCAATTGTCAGCTGTTCGGACTCGAGGGTTCCCCCAGAACTGATTTTCGATCAGGGATTGGGAGACCTCTTCGTCATCCGTAACGCCGGCAACATCGTCAGTGATTACGAAATCGGAAGTGTGGAATATGCAGTTGAAGTATTGGGCGTTCCACTGGTGATTGTAATGGGGCATACCAATTGTGGGGCCATCGGGGCATTTGTGGACCATGACCATGACCACTCCCACGTTTTCCCCGAACATATCCAAAAAATTATTGACTATATCGATGCAGAGGAGGAAGAAAAAGCGCTTCCCAGAAATATCCCCAACTTCTTTGAAAAGGCCATTGAGGCAAATATCCTTCATGGAGTTCATGAACTTAAGAAAAATATCCCGCATGCAGATTCTTTAATGGCACATAATAAGCTTAGAATCATCGGTGCGCTCTACGATATGGAAACCGGTAAAGTCCATATCATTGAAGATAAATAG
- a CDS encoding SulP family inorganic anion transporter → MKQHKIEVPLTGLAGLRQNWKSDIVSGFLVFLIALPLSLGISMASGFPPVAGIFAAIIGGVIVTFLGGSQVTIKGPAAGLIVIALGAVTELGQGDAMLGYKLTLAVIVAAGILQVIFGWVKSGVLADFFPSAAVHGMLAAIGIIIFAKQLFTLIGVKPEASETLELFAELPHAFKEINPEIALIGIVSLLIMFLFPLFKNKYLKMLPAPLIVILVAIPMGLYFDLEHEHKYLFLDGHEYTIGPKFLVTLPENLFEAITFPDFSQVFSITSIKYIIMFALVGSLESLLSTKAAETLDPYKRKANMNKDLVGVGIGNIISGLIGGLAMISEIVRSSANINNGGKTAWSNFFHGLFLLIFVAFFPLLIHQIPLAALAAMLIYTGFKLASPKEFYNTYKIGKEQFLIFIVTVLVTLGTDLLLGIAAGILLKFVFHLINGLPLKHVFKPLFTVSVKEDEYVVDVFHSAVFSNYILLKKSLDALPRGKHLTLDFSNANLVDHTVMENLHHYQHDYEHEGGKFEMRGMDHMKKLSDHSFSARKAIKKA, encoded by the coding sequence ATGAAACAGCATAAAATAGAAGTACCTCTAACAGGTTTAGCTGGACTTCGTCAAAACTGGAAATCTGATATTGTTTCTGGTTTTTTGGTATTCCTTATCGCCCTTCCATTGAGTTTGGGTATATCTATGGCATCTGGTTTTCCTCCCGTGGCAGGTATATTTGCCGCCATCATAGGCGGTGTAATCGTAACCTTTTTGGGAGGCTCGCAGGTTACCATTAAGGGGCCTGCTGCCGGCCTTATTGTCATCGCCCTTGGGGCGGTAACAGAACTCGGTCAGGGAGATGCCATGTTAGGCTACAAACTTACTTTGGCGGTGATTGTCGCTGCGGGTATCCTACAGGTGATCTTTGGCTGGGTGAAATCGGGGGTTTTGGCCGATTTCTTCCCCTCGGCAGCTGTCCATGGCATGTTAGCGGCGATAGGTATCATCATTTTTGCCAAGCAGCTTTTCACCCTTATCGGAGTGAAACCTGAGGCAAGTGAAACATTGGAACTGTTTGCGGAACTGCCCCATGCTTTTAAGGAAATCAATCCGGAAATAGCCCTGATCGGAATCGTGAGCTTACTGATTATGTTTTTGTTTCCCCTATTCAAAAACAAATACCTTAAAATGTTACCAGCCCCGCTCATAGTGATTTTGGTCGCCATACCCATGGGTTTGTATTTTGATCTGGAGCATGAGCATAAATACCTATTTCTGGATGGCCATGAATATACCATCGGACCAAAATTTTTGGTAACTCTTCCTGAAAACCTCTTTGAAGCCATAACTTTTCCGGATTTCAGCCAGGTTTTTTCCATAACTTCCATCAAATACATCATCATGTTTGCACTGGTCGGCAGCTTGGAGTCACTTTTGAGTACCAAAGCTGCTGAAACCTTGGATCCTTATAAAAGGAAAGCAAACATGAATAAGGATCTTGTGGGTGTGGGCATAGGAAACATTATTTCAGGACTTATCGGAGGATTGGCCATGATTTCCGAGATTGTAAGGAGTTCTGCCAACATCAACAATGGTGGAAAAACAGCCTGGTCCAATTTCTTCCATGGTTTGTTTCTGTTGATTTTCGTTGCTTTCTTTCCATTGCTGATCCATCAGATTCCTTTGGCAGCCCTGGCAGCCATGCTGATCTATACAGGATTCAAGTTGGCTTCTCCCAAAGAGTTTTATAACACCTATAAAATCGGTAAAGAGCAGTTTTTGATCTTTATCGTTACCGTTCTGGTAACTTTGGGTACTGATCTGCTTTTGGGAATTGCAGCCGGAATACTACTGAAATTTGTTTTCCATTTAATCAATGGCTTGCCCCTCAAACATGTCTTCAAACCATTGTTTACAGTCAGTGTAAAGGAGGACGAATATGTGGTGGACGTATTCCATTCAGCCGTTTTCAGCAATTATATCCTCTTGAAGAAATCTCTGGATGCCCTTCCAAGAGGCAAACACCTTACCCTTGATTTTTCCAATGCCAACCTGGTAGATCATACGGTGATGGAAAATCTCCATCATTATCAGCATGATTATGAACATGAGGGAGGTAAGTTTGAAATGCGGGGAATGGACCATATGAAGAAACTCAGCGACCATTCCTTTTCAGCAAGAAAAGCAATCAAAAAAGCCTAA
- a CDS encoding proton-conducting transporter membrane subunit, with translation MENQMIISAFVLLPFLAFAIALLLPEKKETGFSNLAFGTVTVQLLAITGFIVHWIWGGMKPLNIPEMEIYNNKHYQFLLDFYFDKTTAVFLWVGAFVTFLITRYSRFYMHMEEGYKRFFNTLLFFYLAYNLTVLAGNFETLFLGWEMLGISSFLLIAFYRERYLPVRNAVKVFTIYRIGDIGIILAMWASHHLWHENITFIKLLDEQLVSEHLASHSGIGLFIAISLLIAAAAKSAQLPFSSWLPRAMEGPTPSSAIFYGSLSVHFGVFLLLRTYPFWEHQLAARILIGLTGLLTVVIAYPIARVQSTIKTQIAYASIAQIGLMFIEVALGLETLALIHFAGNAFLRTYQLLVSPSVVAYMIRDQFYHFKPRQISVEDTMPKRLEYSLYLLSLKEWNTDYFLNRYVFHPIKKLGRKLDFLTPKNLLLYFLPVYALGLFLYFQQELIPEEVKEWLPEIFGFLGLLMVFKAFSERIYPRLALMLVMANHFWIALAVSFNEAFDYSETLIYLSGVAVAGIIGYAVLERLRRKESAFFDLNQYYGHVYEYPGLALVFLLAALGVMGFPISPTFIGVDLLFSHIREDQYLLAAFDAVSFIFGGIALIRIYARLFLGPHVKNYHPTALKSS, from the coding sequence ATGGAAAATCAAATGATCATCAGTGCTTTCGTCCTTTTGCCTTTCCTGGCTTTTGCCATTGCCCTGCTGCTTCCCGAAAAAAAGGAAACAGGTTTTTCCAACCTGGCCTTTGGGACAGTCACGGTGCAATTGCTGGCCATCACAGGCTTTATCGTGCATTGGATATGGGGAGGGATGAAACCCCTCAATATTCCTGAAATGGAAATCTATAACAATAAGCATTATCAGTTTTTGCTGGATTTCTATTTCGACAAAACAACAGCCGTATTTCTCTGGGTGGGAGCCTTTGTGACCTTCCTGATCACCCGATACAGCAGGTTTTACATGCATATGGAGGAGGGCTATAAGCGTTTTTTCAATACGCTGCTCTTCTTTTATCTGGCCTATAACCTGACTGTTTTGGCAGGCAATTTCGAGACCCTTTTCCTGGGGTGGGAGATGCTGGGGATTTCCTCTTTTCTTCTTATCGCCTTTTACAGGGAAAGGTATCTGCCGGTAAGGAATGCTGTGAAGGTATTTACCATATACCGAATTGGGGATATAGGGATCATCTTAGCCATGTGGGCAAGCCATCACCTTTGGCATGAGAACATTACGTTCATCAAGCTATTGGATGAGCAATTGGTATCTGAGCACTTGGCAAGCCATAGCGGAATAGGGCTTTTCATTGCCATAAGCCTCCTTATTGCGGCTGCCGCCAAATCCGCCCAGTTGCCCTTTTCCTCCTGGCTACCCCGTGCTATGGAAGGGCCCACTCCTTCTTCGGCCATCTTTTACGGTTCCTTGTCGGTACATTTTGGGGTGTTTCTCTTGTTAAGGACCTATCCCTTCTGGGAGCATCAGTTAGCTGCCAGGATCTTGATAGGCTTGACAGGTTTGCTTACGGTGGTGATCGCCTATCCTATAGCCAGGGTGCAGTCAACCATCAAGACACAGATTGCTTATGCTTCCATTGCTCAGATAGGGCTTATGTTTATAGAAGTGGCCCTGGGCTTGGAGACCTTGGCGTTGATTCACTTTGCAGGCAATGCCTTCCTGAGAACTTACCAGTTATTGGTTTCCCCATCAGTGGTGGCCTATATGATCAGGGATCAGTTTTACCATTTCAAACCCCGGCAAATTAGTGTGGAGGATACCATGCCCAAACGGCTGGAGTATAGCCTTTACCTGCTTTCCCTGAAGGAATGGAATACCGATTATTTCCTGAACAGGTATGTTTTCCATCCCATCAAAAAGCTGGGTCGAAAGTTGGATTTCCTTACCCCCAAAAACCTCTTACTGTACTTCCTGCCGGTGTATGCCTTGGGCCTTTTTCTTTATTTTCAACAGGAGTTGATCCCTGAAGAAGTGAAGGAATGGTTGCCTGAAATTTTTGGTTTTTTGGGTTTGCTTATGGTCTTCAAGGCCTTTTCCGAAAGGATTTACCCCAGGCTGGCCCTGATGCTGGTCATGGCCAACCATTTCTGGATTGCCCTTGCGGTGTCCTTCAATGAGGCTTTTGATTACAGCGAAACCCTCATCTATTTGAGCGGGGTTGCGGTGGCAGGCATCATTGGATATGCCGTATTGGAGCGTCTTCGAAGAAAGGAATCTGCATTTTTCGATCTGAACCAATATTATGGCCACGTCTATGAATATCCCGGTCTTGCCTTGGTCTTTCTCTTGGCAGCTTTGGGCGTGATGGGCTTTCCGATCAGCCCTACCTTCATCGGCGTGGATCTGCTTTTCAGCCATATCCGTGAAGACCAATACTTGTTGGCCGCATTCGATGCCGTTAGTTTCATCTTCGGGGGCATCGCCCTTATCAGAATCTATGCGAGACTTTTCTTGGGTCCGCATGTAAAAAATTACCATCCTACAGCATTAAAATCTTCCTGA